Proteins from one Chroococcidiopsis sp. CCMEE 29 genomic window:
- a CDS encoding CPBP family intramembrane glutamic endopeptidase, with amino-acid sequence MAILKQFGILFGLGSVGIVMVTIASISVVEQQLAKLSPEILEKVPPLWILMLLQGLQYAVLLTISILIGIGCAYRVGLRSHLIDHWVFHTAKSLSFAVEMKWSLGVGAAAAIVVLLLDQWMQPVLPEALRAANNTEPSGLNLLTAMFYGGITEEILMRWGLMSLLVWIAWKGLKQGVALPSPGIYQGAIVLAALVFGLLHLPATAAVVPLTPLVIIRALLLNGIAGIAFGWLFWQYSLEAAMLSHVSFHAFSFALSFLLAR; translated from the coding sequence ATGGCAATTCTGAAACAATTCGGGATTCTATTTGGGTTGGGCAGTGTGGGAATTGTCATGGTCACGATCGCGTCTATTTCTGTAGTCGAGCAACAGTTAGCAAAACTGTCTCCAGAAATACTAGAAAAAGTGCCGCCACTATGGATTTTAATGCTTCTGCAAGGACTACAGTATGCAGTCTTACTGACAATCAGCATTCTGATTGGGATTGGCTGTGCCTACCGTGTTGGATTACGCTCACATTTGATTGATCATTGGGTGTTTCATACCGCTAAGTCTCTATCTTTTGCTGTTGAGATGAAGTGGAGTTTGGGTGTCGGTGCAGCGGCGGCGATCGTTGTCTTGTTGCTCGATCAGTGGATGCAACCTGTCCTACCTGAAGCGCTACGGGCAGCCAATAATACAGAGCCAAGTGGGTTGAATTTGCTCACAGCAATGTTCTATGGCGGCATCACTGAGGAAATTTTGATGCGCTGGGGATTAATGTCGCTGCTTGTTTGGATCGCGTGGAAAGGGCTAAAACAAGGCGTTGCGTTGCCAAGTCCAGGGATTTATCAGGGTGCGATCGTTCTAGCCGCGTTGGTATTTGGACTACTACACCTGCCAGCGACTGCCGCGGTAGTTCCACTCACTCCACTTGTGATTATTCGGGCGTTGTTACTGAATGGGATTGCTGGCATTGCTTTTGGTTGGCTCTTTTGGCAATACTCGCTTGAGGCTGCGATGTTATCCCATGTCAGCTTTCATGCCTTTTCCTTTGCTCTTAGTTTTTTGCTGGCAAGATAG
- a CDS encoding IS630 family transposase codes for MKLKDARHLSAKAQEALRYRVVNAVESGMSKSEAARVFNVSRTAVHNWTKVVASSGATSLKARKRGPRASSRLLPHQAATAVRLMEQKCPDALGLPFYLWTREAVQQFLAQRYELSVSVWTIGRYLKKWGFTPQKPLRRAYEQDRKAVQYWLETEYPQICRKAHQEKAQIHWGDEMGVRSDYQAGRSYGRTGQTPVVLGTGKRFSCNMISTITNRGKLYFKLFTQRFDAALMLDFLRRLIRQCDQKVFLIVDSHPVHRSHVVKSWVERHAARIRLFFLPSYSPELNPNELLNHDVKANAVGRQRPRNQTQMINNIRSYLRSTQRHPNVVQNFFHEKHVAYAAA; via the coding sequence ATGAAACTCAAAGACGCTCGCCATCTGTCAGCCAAAGCTCAAGAAGCACTTCGCTACCGAGTGGTAAATGCAGTCGAGAGCGGTATGAGTAAATCAGAAGCAGCGCGTGTTTTCAACGTTTCGCGTACAGCAGTGCATAACTGGACAAAAGTGGTAGCTTCCAGCGGTGCGACATCGTTGAAAGCAAGAAAGCGTGGTCCTCGTGCTAGCTCACGTCTGCTCCCCCATCAAGCGGCAACAGCAGTGAGGTTAATGGAGCAAAAGTGTCCAGACGCTTTAGGATTACCATTTTACTTATGGACACGCGAAGCAGTGCAACAGTTTTTGGCTCAACGGTATGAGCTATCGGTGTCAGTGTGGACAATAGGGCGTTATCTCAAGAAATGGGGTTTTACACCACAAAAACCGCTGCGTCGGGCATACGAACAGGATCGCAAGGCAGTGCAGTACTGGTTAGAAACTGAGTATCCCCAGATTTGTCGTAAAGCCCATCAAGAAAAAGCACAAATTCACTGGGGAGACGAAATGGGAGTCCGCTCGGATTATCAAGCAGGACGTTCCTATGGACGAACTGGACAAACGCCAGTTGTGTTAGGGACAGGTAAGCGCTTTAGCTGCAATATGATTTCAACAATTACCAATCGTGGCAAGCTGTACTTCAAGTTATTCACACAACGGTTTGATGCCGCGCTCATGCTTGATTTCCTGCGGCGTTTGATTCGTCAGTGTGACCAAAAGGTGTTTCTGATTGTAGATAGTCATCCTGTGCATCGCTCTCACGTAGTTAAAAGCTGGGTTGAGCGTCATGCCGCTCGCATCCGCCTGTTTTTCTTGCCTTCTTATAGCCCTGAACTAAACCCAAATGAGCTACTCAACCATGATGTTAAAGCCAATGCTGTTGGGCGGCAACGTCCCAGAAATCAAACACAGATGATTAACAACATCCGTAGCTATTTACGTAGCACACAACGTCACCCTAACGTTGTGCAAAACTTCTTCCACGAGAAACACGTTGCTTATGCAGCTGCCTAG
- a CDS encoding type 1 glutamine amidotransferase domain-containing protein, whose protein sequence is MKILIILTSHDQLGDTGKKTGFWLEEFAAPYYVLKDAGAAITLASPKGGQPPLDPKSDLPENQTELTKRFRTDTAAQAELANTKKLADVSADDFDAVFYPGGHGPMWDMPDNATSISLIEAFVKFDKPVGAVCHAPAALINVRGKDGEYLIKGKRVTGFTNAEEEAVGLTAIVPFLLEDQLRERGSIYSKTANWVPYVQVDGRLVTGQNPASSEPAAKELLKLLRSV, encoded by the coding sequence ATGAAGATTCTCATTATTCTCACGTCTCATGACCAACTCGGCGACACCGGAAAGAAAACGGGTTTCTGGCTGGAAGAGTTCGCCGCTCCCTATTACGTGCTGAAGGATGCCGGAGCGGCGATTACGCTGGCTTCGCCGAAGGGCGGACAGCCGCCGCTCGATCCGAAAAGCGATCTACCCGAGAACCAGACCGAATTAACGAAGCGCTTCCGCACCGACACCGCTGCACAGGCTGAACTTGCCAACACGAAAAAGCTAGCCGACGTGTCCGCAGACGATTTCGACGCAGTCTTCTACCCCGGCGGACATGGCCCGATGTGGGATATGCCTGACAACGCAACATCGATCTCCCTGATCGAAGCCTTCGTGAAGTTCGACAAGCCAGTCGGTGCAGTGTGTCACGCGCCAGCCGCGTTGATCAATGTGCGCGGAAAGGACGGCGAGTATCTGATCAAAGGCAAGCGCGTGACCGGGTTCACGAATGCAGAAGAAGAAGCGGTGGGCTTGACCGCGATCGTACCTTTCTTGTTGGAAGACCAGCTAAGGGAACGGGGTAGCATCTACAGCAAAACCGCCAACTGGGTTCCCTATGTCCAAGTGGACGGGAGGCTCGTGACTGGACAGAATCCGGCATCTTCGGAACCCGCAGCGAAAGAGTTGCTGAAGTTGCTTCGCTCTGTTTGA
- a CDS encoding alpha/beta hydrolase, translating to MSTFVLVHGSWHDGSAWKAVINHLEARGHQAFAPTIAGHGKGVSKNVNHAQCTQSIADYIIDKDLTDIVLLGHSFGGTIIAKVAETISTRIRRLIFFDAFVLNDGESLRDNLPFPTQELIDDLVEASGDNTMMMPFDVWRETFLNDADLDLAQSSYAQLSPEPYQPFIDKLDLKQFYSLPIPKSYLYCTEDNVLPQGEWGWHPRMSSRLGLFRLVQMPGGHEVIFSNPVGLAEKIIVAGRD from the coding sequence ATGTCAACTTTTGTTTTAGTTCATGGCTCGTGGCACGATGGTTCTGCTTGGAAAGCGGTCATCAACCATTTAGAAGCGAGAGGACATCAGGCTTTTGCTCCTACGATCGCCGGACATGGAAAAGGCGTGAGTAAAAACGTCAACCATGCTCAATGTACACAGTCGATCGCCGATTACATCATTGATAAAGACTTAACCGATATCGTCCTACTTGGACATAGTTTCGGCGGCACAATTATTGCCAAAGTTGCTGAAACAATTAGCACTCGAATTCGACGGCTGATCTTCTTCGATGCTTTTGTCCTGAATGATGGTGAGAGCCTCAGAGATAACCTTCCATTTCCCACTCAAGAGCTAATCGATGATCTAGTTGAAGCATCGGGTGATAATACGATGATGATGCCGTTCGATGTTTGGCGAGAAACATTTCTCAACGATGCTGACCTCGACCTAGCACAATCGAGTTACGCACAATTGTCACCTGAACCGTATCAACCGTTTATTGACAAATTAGACCTGAAGCAGTTTTACTCGCTGCCCATTCCTAAAAGTTACCTCTACTGTACAGAAGACAATGTCCTACCTCAAGGGGAGTGGGGTTGGCATCCCAGGATGTCTAGCCGCTTGGGACTATTTCGGCTCGTGCAAATGCCGGGTGGTCATGAGGTGATATTTTCTAACCCGGTCGGTTTAGCCGAAAAGATTATTGTGGCAGGGCGCGACTAG
- a CDS encoding cupin domain-containing protein: MFIQKLQSCPEFIAGDNTLLRELLHPDKQPLALRYSLAHAIVLVGETSTLHSLDTSEVYYILTGNGEMFINDESQAVEPGDAIYIPPNAKQSIRNAGREPLSFICIVDPAWRKENETVY; this comes from the coding sequence ATGTTTATCCAAAAACTACAATCGTGTCCAGAATTCATTGCAGGTGACAATACCCTTCTGCGAGAATTGTTACATCCCGATAAACAACCCTTAGCACTGCGATATAGCCTTGCTCATGCGATCGTACTCGTTGGCGAAACCTCAACCCTGCATTCGCTCGACACTTCAGAAGTGTATTACATCTTGACGGGCAACGGTGAGATGTTCATCAACGACGAGTCTCAAGCTGTCGAACCTGGAGATGCCATTTACATTCCGCCAAATGCGAAACAATCCATTCGCAACGCAGGTCGTGAACCGCTCAGTTTCATTTGCATTGTTGATCCAGCTTGGCGCAAAGAAAACGAAACGGTCTATTGA
- a CDS encoding nuclear transport factor 2 family protein, whose product MKSSQSIVVERLHQALNEHNLETLLACFAPSFQGEQPLHPARAFEGIEQVRKNWSIIFQDVPDFHAELLRLTVAGDTAWIEWHYFGTRGNGIQLDMRGVSIVGIEADRIKWARLYMEPVQAVGEGIDTAVKSLFQ is encoded by the coding sequence ATGAAATCTAGCCAGAGCATTGTTGTAGAGCGACTGCACCAAGCACTAAACGAACATAACCTGGAAACGCTTTTAGCCTGTTTTGCACCCAGCTTTCAGGGCGAGCAACCTCTCCATCCCGCTCGAGCCTTCGAGGGAATTGAGCAAGTCCGTAAAAATTGGTCAATCATCTTCCAGGATGTTCCGGACTTTCACGCCGAGTTACTCCGTTTAACCGTTGCGGGTGATACTGCCTGGATCGAATGGCACTATTTCGGTACTCGCGGCAATGGTATCCAGCTTGATATGCGTGGAGTGAGCATTGTAGGCATAGAAGCAGATCGAATAAAGTGGGCGCGTTTGTATATGGAACCCGTGCAAGCCGTTGGTGAGGGTATCGATACAGCAGTGAAGAGCCTGTTTCAATGA
- a CDS encoding NAD(P)/FAD-dependent oxidoreductase: protein MMNQNKEIYECVIVGGGSAGLSAALVLGRSRRRVLVCDKGNPRNAPTDESHSFFTRDGISPHELLSIGCDQLKPYKSVEFQAIEVKEINPSGNQFEVVFEDGTIKKTRKILLAFGVMDEFPALENFGDFWGKSVFHCPYCHAWEVRDEPLAIVGNSETGIEMAALLKNWSADLVLCTNGKADLTADQRTLLENHKILVREEKIIRLEGDNGQLENIVFETNEKIARRGILIRPKQTLRSNLAEKLGCELNEFNLIKTTNVFNETSVKGVYAAGDITSPMQVIAAAVFQGSVAAGGLNHSLIMEDFV from the coding sequence ATGATGAACCAAAACAAAGAGATTTACGAGTGCGTTATTGTCGGTGGCGGTTCCGCTGGACTCAGTGCGGCACTGGTTTTAGGCAGAAGTCGCCGTCGAGTGTTAGTCTGCGACAAAGGGAATCCGCGTAACGCTCCCACCGACGAGTCGCACAGCTTTTTCACCCGCGATGGCATCAGTCCGCATGAACTTTTGAGCATCGGGTGCGACCAACTCAAACCTTATAAAAGCGTTGAATTTCAAGCGATCGAGGTCAAGGAAATCAACCCATCCGGCAATCAATTTGAAGTTGTGTTTGAGGATGGCACGATAAAAAAAACGCGCAAAATTTTGCTGGCTTTCGGGGTAATGGATGAATTTCCAGCTCTCGAAAACTTTGGTGATTTCTGGGGCAAAAGCGTGTTCCATTGTCCCTATTGCCATGCCTGGGAAGTGCGCGACGAGCCGCTTGCCATTGTTGGAAATAGCGAAACGGGCATCGAAATGGCGGCATTGCTGAAAAATTGGAGTGCTGATTTAGTCCTCTGCACCAACGGCAAAGCCGATCTAACCGCTGATCAAAGGACACTGTTGGAAAACCACAAAATCCTTGTTCGCGAAGAGAAAATCATCCGACTCGAAGGCGATAACGGACAATTAGAAAACATCGTTTTTGAGACAAACGAGAAAATTGCGCGTCGCGGAATACTGATCCGACCAAAGCAAACACTCCGTTCAAACCTAGCTGAAAAGTTAGGCTGTGAGTTGAATGAATTCAATTTAATCAAGACGACCAATGTTTTTAACGAAACTAGCGTCAAAGGCGTTTATGCGGCAGGTGACATCACTTCACCCATGCAAGTGATCGCCGCTGCTGTTTTTCAGGGTAGCGTTGCTGCTGGCGGCTTAAATCACTCTCTGATTATGGAAGATTTCGTCTAA
- a CDS encoding SDR family oxidoreductase, with amino-acid sequence MTTNEDTQKVVLITGASSGIGEATARLLAQKGLRVVLGARRTDRLEAIASEIRDKGGVAAYRALDVTSLEEMQAFVEFAKDKFGRVDVVVNNAGLMPLAKLEALKIDEWNRMIDVNIRGVLHGIAAALPVFKQQQSGQFVNLSSIGGHNVYPTAAVYCATKFAVWAISEGLRQESTDIRVTIISPGVTQTELASTTTDAEAAQWLEEFREAIIPPDAIARAIAFAIEQPADVDVNEIVVRPIRQSS; translated from the coding sequence ATGACAACTAACGAAGACACCCAAAAAGTAGTGCTGATTACAGGTGCGAGCAGCGGTATTGGTGAAGCCACCGCTCGTCTACTTGCTCAAAAGGGTTTACGGGTTGTGTTGGGCGCACGGCGCACCGACCGACTCGAAGCGATCGCTTCCGAAATCCGCGACAAAGGAGGCGTAGCAGCATATCGCGCCCTTGACGTGACTAGCCTTGAAGAGATGCAAGCCTTTGTCGAGTTTGCCAAAGATAAGTTTGGTCGCGTTGATGTCGTTGTGAACAATGCAGGGTTGATGCCGCTCGCCAAGCTAGAGGCATTGAAGATCGATGAGTGGAACCGCATGATTGATGTAAATATTCGCGGTGTACTGCACGGCATTGCTGCTGCCCTGCCTGTCTTCAAGCAGCAACAATCGGGACAGTTTGTGAATTTATCCTCGATCGGTGGGCACAACGTCTATCCGACAGCCGCCGTGTACTGTGCCACTAAGTTTGCAGTTTGGGCAATCTCCGAGGGACTGCGGCAGGAATCCACCGATATCCGAGTCACAATCATTTCGCCCGGAGTGACGCAAACAGAACTTGCCAGCACCACGACCGATGCTGAAGCCGCACAGTGGTTGGAAGAATTTCGCGAGGCAATTATTCCACCCGATGCGATCGCTCGTGCGATAGCCTTTGCGATCGAGCAGCCTGCCGATGTGGATGTCAATGAAATCGTCGTGCGACCGATCAGGCAAAGCAGCTAG